In the Oncorhynchus nerka isolate Pitt River linkage group LG2, Oner_Uvic_2.0, whole genome shotgun sequence genome, one interval contains:
- the LOC115120405 gene encoding zinc finger protein ZFP2-like has translation MSSLSYSPVKEEVCWTEKEALVKEEEEEKAVTIQKQVEGEAVTVKEEEKDVSVKEEEDAFRVKEEEEDVTVKEEEEAVLGVKEGEMTVKLEEEEEVGDLFNTRERCDCRGFSWEPQLHRDANEAEKILSRSEHLKKPQQRPTGKKPHCCSDCGKHCKCSSELKIHQRVHTGEKPYSCDQCGKSFTTSSNLTKHQRRHTKEKPYSCTQCGKSFVTSSYLTLHQRTHTGEKSYSCDQCGKSYVTSSSLKVHQRTHTGEKPFSCTQCGKTFTTSSSLKAHQRTHTGEKLYSCNQCGKSFTRSSSLIMHQRTHTGEKPYSCNQCGKSFTQPNGLILHKRTHTGEKPCSCTQCGKSFIQASCLKVHLRTHTGEKPYHCSDCGKSFISLSDLKSHQRTHTGEKPPYSCTQCGKSFIQSSSLIVHQRIHTGEKPYTCTKCEKSFTQASCLKVHLRTHTGEKPYHCSDCGKSFVRSSDLKSHQRTHTGEKPPYSCTQCEKSFNQSCSLISHQRTHTGEKPYSCTQCGKSFTQSSGLIAHQRTHTGEKSHSCHQCDKRYSVKRSLIKHQKIHT, from the exons atgagttcactaagctactctcctGTTAAAGaggaggtctgctggacggagaaagaagctctcgtgaaagaggaggaggaagagaaggctgttacaatacaaaaacaagtagagggtgaggctgttaccgtgaaagaagaagagaaagacgtttcagtgaaagaagaggaagacgcgttcagagtgaaagaggaggaggaggatgttacagtaaaagaagaggaggaagccgttttgggagtgaaagagggggagatgactgtcaaattggaagaagaagaggaggttgGAGATCTGTTTAACACCA gagagagatgtGACTGTCGTGGATTCTCTTGGGAGCCTCAACTACATCGTGATGCTAACGAGGCAGAGAAGATTCtttccagatcagaacacctcaagaaaccccagcagagacccacagggaagaagcctcactgctgctctgactgtgggaaacaTTGCAAATGTTCATCAGAACTAAAAATACACCAGcgagtacacacaggagagaagccttatagctgtgatcaatgtgggaagagttttactacgTCTTCCAATCTGACTAAACACCAGAGAAGACACACAaaagagaagccttatagctgtactcaatgtgggaagagttttgttacATCTAGCTATCTGActttacaccagagaacacacacaggagagaaatcttatagctgtgatcaatgtgggaagagttatgTTACATCTAGCTCCCTGAAGGTACACCAGAgaactcacacaggagagaaaccatttagctgtactcaatgtgggaagacTTTTACTACATCAAGCTCTCTGAAGGCACACCAGaggacacacactggagagaaactttatagctgtaatcaatgtgggaaAAGTTTTACTCGGTCAAGCTCCCTGATCatgcaccagagaacacacacaggagagaaaccatatagctgtaatcaatgtgggaagagttttactcagccaAATGGACTGATATTACACAAgcggacacacacaggagagaaaccgtgTAGTTGTactcagtgtgggaagagttttattcAGGCAAGCTGCCTGAAAGTAcacctgagaacacacacaggagagaaaccttaccaCTGCTCTGACTGCGGAAAAAGTTTTATTAGCTTAAGTGATTTaaaatcacaccagagaacacacacaggagagaaaccaccatatagctgtactcaatgtgggaagagttttattcAGTCAAGCTCCCTGATAgtgcaccagagaatacacacaggagagaaaccttataccTGTACTAAATGTGAGAAGAGTTTTACTCAGGCAAGCTGCCTGAAAGTAcacctgagaacacacacaggagagaaaccttaccaCTGCTCTGACTGCGGAAAGAGTTTTGTTAGATCAAGTGATTTaaaatcacaccagagaacacacacaggagagaaaccaccatatagctgtactcaatgtgAAAAGAGTTTTAATCAGTCATGCTCcctgatatcacaccagagaacacacacaggagagaaaccttatagctgtactcaatgtgggaagagttttactcagtcaagcGGCCTGATagcacaccagagaacacacacaggagagaaatctcatAGCTGTCATCAATGTGACAAGAGATACTCTGTTAAAAGATctctgatcaaacatcagaaaatacatacatGA